In the Methylophilus sp. 5 genome, one interval contains:
- a CDS encoding EAL domain-containing protein: MKRGLTLTLCKWLLALVCLTFATVTVASEHIKLQLKWHHQFQFAGYYAAQQQGYYRDEGLDVEIIEGSKNLPPLQQVLSGQADYSIGDSEILVSRISGKPVVALAAVFQHSPYVLLSLNESGIYQPEDLIGKRIMMSGDQGGLQFKAMLLKQHLDIRQMTILPHSWRLQDLIEGKVDVISAYAMDEPVQLQQMGYSPAIISNQGYGVDFYGDILFTTERELSMHPARVEAFLRATKKGWVYAFNHKESMGEQIASMPGVSKRGITKQTLMQEASLMVPYVLSEVVPWGHMNEDRWDAIAGTFADLGLIPAQYNLKGFVYQGDVLVKRPYMLWFTRGVAILLLVLGVTFLWNLQIRRQVVHRTQALQKEIDRRTQAEYLLKVAGSVAKIGGWVIDLKTNLIHWSDEVAMLHEMPPGYSPTVEEGLSMFVPEYQALMCSAIRQCVDEGMPYDLEMEKITANGRRFWVRAMGRPVRDSEGKIVKLQGSLQDITAHKQLAAIKQGQDRMQAMMLADVALPAILHTAVLLIEEQFPEASCAMLLLDKDEQHLRRIASARLPAAYAQAINDIEPGVGGIAALTEGRVIAEDISTHPLWQQCRGLAMAHGLQSCWTMPILSRSHRVLGVLAMYRQQRHHPQAAEQDFIDSYAQILGLAIEREQSDEQLHLLRSGISRLNDIVMITESPVHAPMQQKIVFLNDAFTRITGRSIDVLGGISPFELFQEATPGRELERMKEAFQHMRPVKTEVVTVNEDGVGISLEMDALPLLDKGGVVTQWVAVLRDISERKQADAQIRQLAYYDTMTGLPNRMLLQEKLALHVRKAMRKETGGALLFIDIDNFKTLNDTHGHDVGDALLVEVAKRIKQSVRRFDTVSRLGGDEFVVVLDSLHHEAAQAEKQARRVCEKILAAFKKPFNLKHYQHYTTPSIGVVLFDPEHMSQTDELLRRADMAMYKAKEAGRNGYQFFDTQMETELRQRVALETDLHAAIEKQEFILHVQPQYNQRHEIVGAEALVRWQHPVRGLIMPGQFISLAESTGQIVALGQWVLQEACYWLQRWASQPSLRHLVLSVNVSPKQYLQPNFVADVQQMLAESGIHPGHLKLELTESMLVDNVEDIIAKMAALRQLGVCFSLDDFGTGYSSLSYLKRLPFDQLKIDQSFVRDMLNGHDHESIVNAIISLAQSLKLEILAEGVETEAQLNVLKDLGCEIFQGYYFTRPLALDVFEAWVAQSQQPAKGKAVLQAM, from the coding sequence ATGAAGCGCGGATTGACTCTTACATTATGCAAATGGCTGCTGGCATTGGTTTGCCTGACGTTTGCGACTGTGACGGTGGCGTCTGAGCATATCAAGCTACAACTCAAATGGCATCACCAGTTTCAGTTTGCCGGATATTATGCGGCCCAGCAACAGGGCTATTACCGCGATGAAGGCCTGGATGTTGAGATAATTGAAGGTAGTAAAAACCTGCCGCCTTTGCAACAAGTGTTATCCGGGCAGGCAGATTATTCAATCGGTGATTCCGAGATTCTGGTCTCTCGTATTTCAGGTAAACCAGTGGTGGCACTCGCTGCCGTTTTTCAGCATTCCCCCTACGTATTGCTCAGCTTGAATGAAAGCGGCATTTATCAGCCAGAAGACTTGATCGGCAAACGTATCATGATGTCTGGTGATCAGGGGGGCTTGCAGTTTAAAGCCATGTTACTCAAACAGCACCTTGATATCCGCCAGATGACGATTCTGCCGCATAGCTGGCGCTTGCAGGATTTGATAGAGGGCAAGGTGGATGTGATTTCGGCCTATGCCATGGATGAACCTGTGCAATTGCAGCAAATGGGTTACTCGCCCGCTATCATCAGCAATCAGGGCTATGGCGTAGATTTTTACGGTGATATTTTATTCACGACTGAACGTGAACTGTCCATGCACCCTGCGCGCGTGGAGGCTTTTTTGCGCGCCACCAAAAAAGGCTGGGTATACGCTTTTAATCACAAAGAGTCTATGGGCGAACAGATTGCCAGTATGCCTGGGGTTTCCAAGCGCGGCATTACCAAACAAACGCTGATGCAAGAGGCCAGTTTAATGGTGCCTTATGTGTTATCAGAAGTTGTGCCGTGGGGGCACATGAATGAAGATCGCTGGGATGCGATTGCCGGTACTTTTGCCGATCTCGGGTTGATCCCGGCGCAATACAACCTGAAAGGGTTTGTCTATCAAGGGGATGTGCTGGTCAAGCGGCCATATATGCTGTGGTTCACGCGTGGCGTCGCCATATTGTTGCTGGTACTGGGCGTCACTTTTCTGTGGAACTTGCAGATCAGGCGGCAAGTGGTGCACCGTACGCAGGCCTTGCAAAAAGAAATTGACCGACGGACACAGGCTGAATACTTGCTCAAGGTAGCTGGCAGTGTGGCGAAAATCGGTGGTTGGGTGATAGACCTGAAGACCAACCTGATTCACTGGTCAGACGAAGTGGCCATGTTGCATGAGATGCCACCAGGCTACTCGCCGACAGTTGAGGAGGGCTTGAGCATGTTTGTGCCTGAATATCAGGCACTGATGTGTAGCGCGATTCGACAGTGTGTCGATGAGGGGATGCCCTATGACCTGGAGATGGAAAAGATCACTGCCAATGGTCGCCGTTTCTGGGTGCGTGCCATGGGGCGGCCAGTGCGTGATAGCGAAGGCAAGATCGTCAAACTGCAAGGCTCATTACAAGACATTACTGCGCACAAACAACTCGCGGCCATCAAACAGGGGCAGGATAGAATGCAGGCCATGATGCTGGCTGATGTCGCGTTGCCAGCAATTTTGCATACTGCTGTCTTGTTAATCGAAGAACAGTTTCCAGAGGCGAGTTGCGCGATGCTGCTACTCGATAAAGATGAACAGCATTTGCGTCGTATCGCTTCAGCCAGGTTACCTGCCGCGTATGCCCAGGCCATTAATGATATCGAACCGGGGGTTGGCGGTATTGCTGCGCTGACTGAGGGGCGGGTCATCGCTGAAGACATCAGTACGCATCCTTTGTGGCAGCAATGTCGTGGACTGGCGATGGCACATGGTTTGCAGTCCTGCTGGACCATGCCGATTTTGTCGCGCAGCCATCGTGTGCTGGGTGTGCTAGCCATGTATCGGCAGCAGCGGCATCACCCGCAAGCGGCTGAACAAGATTTTATCGATAGCTACGCCCAAATTCTCGGGCTGGCCATTGAACGCGAGCAATCAGACGAACAACTGCATTTGTTGCGCAGTGGCATCTCCAGGCTCAATGACATTGTGATGATTACCGAGTCGCCAGTGCATGCGCCCATGCAGCAAAAAATCGTGTTTTTAAACGATGCCTTTACCCGTATTACTGGCCGCTCAATCGACGTGCTAGGTGGCATCTCCCCCTTTGAGCTGTTTCAGGAAGCGACACCCGGGCGTGAATTGGAGCGGATGAAAGAAGCCTTCCAGCACATGCGCCCGGTTAAAACCGAGGTGGTGACGGTGAATGAGGACGGCGTAGGTATTTCACTGGAAATGGATGCGCTACCGTTGCTGGATAAAGGCGGTGTGGTCACGCAATGGGTCGCGGTGCTCAGGGATATTAGCGAACGCAAACAAGCGGATGCGCAAATTCGCCAACTGGCTTATTACGACACCATGACCGGCCTGCCTAACCGCATGCTGTTACAGGAAAAACTGGCTTTGCATGTGCGCAAAGCCATGCGCAAAGAAACCGGTGGCGCGTTGCTGTTTATCGATATCGACAATTTTAAAACCCTCAATGATACGCACGGCCACGATGTCGGCGATGCCTTGCTGGTCGAAGTGGCCAAGCGCATCAAACAGTCAGTGCGACGCTTTGATACCGTGAGCCGCCTGGGTGGTGACGAATTTGTGGTTGTGCTAGACAGCTTGCACCATGAGGCGGCGCAAGCCGAAAAGCAGGCCAGGCGCGTGTGCGAAAAGATTTTAGCGGCCTTTAAAAAACCGTTTAACCTCAAGCATTATCAGCACTACACCACGCCTAGTATCGGCGTCGTGCTGTTTGACCCCGAGCATATGAGCCAAACGGACGAGTTGTTGCGCCGAGCGGACATGGCAATGTATAAAGCCAAAGAAGCGGGCAGAAATGGCTATCAGTTTTTTGATACGCAAATGGAAACCGAGTTGCGTCAACGGGTCGCGCTCGAAACAGATTTGCATGCCGCCATTGAAAAACAAGAGTTTATTTTGCATGTTCAGCCGCAATACAACCAACGGCATGAGATCGTGGGTGCCGAAGCACTCGTGCGTTGGCAACATCCTGTTAGAGGGCTCATCATGCCTGGGCAATTTATCAGCCTGGCCGAAAGCACCGGCCAGATTGTTGCTTTGGGGCAATGGGTGTTGCAAGAGGCTTGCTATTGGTTGCAGCGCTGGGCCAGTCAGCCGTCATTGCGCCATCTGGTGCTCTCGGTGAATGTCAGCCCCAAGCAGTATTTGCAACCTAACTTTGTGGCAGATGTGCAGCAAATGCTGGCCGAGTCTGGCATCCACCCCGGTCACCTCAAGCTAGAGCTGACCGAAAGTATGCTGGTGGACAACGTCGAAGACATCATCGCCAAAATGGCGGCACTCAGACAACTGGGCGTTTGCTTCTCACTGGATGACTTTGGCACCGGTTATTCTTCATTGTCTTACTTAAAGCGCCTGCCGTTTGACCAGTTAAAAATTGATCAGTCTTTTGTGCGCGATATGCTCAACGGTCACGATCATGAAAGCATCGTCAACGCCATTATTTCGCTGGCGCAAAGCCTCAAACTGGAGATTCTTGCCGAAGGCGTTGAAACCGAAGCGCAGCTCAATGTCCTCAAAGACCTGGGCTGCGAAATCTTTCAGGGCTATTATTTCACCAGGCCACTGGCGCTAGACGTGTTTGAAGCCTGGGTTGCGCAGTCGCAGCAGCCCGCCAAAGGCAAAGCTGTATTGCAGGCCATGTAA
- a CDS encoding YiiD C-terminal domain-containing protein, with amino-acid sequence MTILEATFEQKLFELIPQTRNLGIHITHIGDNELQVSGSYARNKNHLDIVFGGSIAAISITTAWSLLQHKIQQTGLTGSLVIKQQEIKFLLPVHSDFECVSTLQSAEDWPLFLENYRQRGRAKLIVNAQILCDARITSTFQGVFVLYQPS; translated from the coding sequence ATGACCATACTTGAAGCGACATTTGAACAGAAACTGTTTGAGCTGATCCCGCAAACCCGGAATCTGGGTATCCATATCACACACATCGGGGATAACGAACTGCAAGTAAGTGGCTCGTATGCGCGCAATAAAAACCATCTGGATATTGTGTTTGGTGGCAGCATTGCCGCCATTTCGATCACGACTGCCTGGTCATTACTGCAGCACAAAATACAGCAGACCGGGCTCACAGGTAGCCTGGTGATCAAGCAGCAGGAAATCAAATTTCTGCTACCGGTGCATAGCGATTTTGAGTGTGTTTCTACCTTGCAATCCGCCGAGGACTGGCCATTATTTCTGGAAAACTATCGCCAGCGTGGACGTGCCAAGCTGATCGTGAATGCGCAGATTTTATGCGACGCCAGAATCACCTCGACTTTTCAGGGAGTGTTTGTGTTGTACCAACCGAGCTGA